One Vulpes lagopus strain Blue_001 chromosome 17, ASM1834538v1, whole genome shotgun sequence DNA segment encodes these proteins:
- the ROPN1L gene encoding ropporin-1-like protein isoform X4: protein MGNRSNGLSETFSERRNEARARLRKRSGRPEPSGAEGRGPRASRLPGYSAKQSLRRALSGGRGEGPLALTFRGARGARGAGGGAAWSGPRRAMPLPDTMFCAQQIQIPPELPDILKQFTKAAIRTQPADVLQWSAGYFSALSRGDPLPVKDRIEMPVATQKTDTGLTQGLLKVLHKQCSHKQYVELADLEQKWKNLCLPIENFRALLQLDPCEDKIEWIKFLALGCSMLGGSLNSSMKHLCEILTTDPEGGPARIPFETFSYVYRYLSRMDSDIHEVDTESYLATLKDTLASCWPRRTRNQRKGSLMT from the exons ATGGGAAATCGATCGAATGGTCTAAGTGAAACGTTCAGCGAAAGGCGAAACGAGGCCAGGGCCAGACTGCGCAAGCGCAGTGGCCGCCCCGAGCCGAGCGGagccgaggggcggggcccgcgggcgTCCCGGTTGCCTGGATACTCCGCGAAACAATCGCTACGGCGGGCGCTTTCGGGCGGTCGCGGGGAGGGGCCGTTGGCCCTCACTTTCCGAGGAGCCCGAGGAGCCCgaggagcgggaggaggagcGG CCTGGTCCGGTCCGCGGAGAGCGATGCCGCTGCCCGACACCATGTTCTGCGCGCAGCAGATCCAGATTCCGCCGGAGCTGCCGGACATCCTGAAGCAGTTCACCAAGGCTGCGATCCGCACCCAGCCCGCCGACGTGCTGCAGTGGTCCGCGGG GTATTTTTCAGCGTTGTCCAGAGGAGACCCACTTCCTGTCAAGGACAGAATCGAGATGCCCGTGGCCACGCAGAAAACAGACACAGGCCTGACTCAAGGACTCCTGAAAGTCCTGCACAAGCAG TGTAGCCACAAGCAGTATGTGGAATTAGCAGATCTtgagcagaaatggaaaaatttgtGCCTGCCAATAGAGAACTTCAGGGCTCTGTTGCAGTTGGATCCTTGCGAAGACAAGATCGAGTGGATAAAATTTTTAGCGCTCGGATGTAGCATGCTTGGTGGG TCACTGAACAGTTCGATGAAGCACCTGTGCGAGATCCTCACCACCGACCCCGAGGGCGGGCCTGCGCGCATCCCGTTTGAGACTTTCTCCTATGTTTACCGTTACTTGTCCAGAATGGACTCGGACATACATGAAGTGGACACGGAGTCCTACCTTGCGACTTTAAAGGACACTCT GGCCTCGTGTTGGCCAAGAAGAACCAGAAACCAGAGGAAAGGAAGCCTCATGACATGA
- the ROPN1L gene encoding ropporin-1-like protein isoform X3 encodes MGNRSNGLSETFSERRNEARARLRKRSGRPEPSGAEGRGPRASRLPGYSAKQSLRRALSGGRGEGPLALTFRGARGARGAGGGAAWSGPRRAMPLPDTMFCAQQIQIPPELPDILKQFTKAAIRTQPADVLQWSAGYFSALSRGDPLPVKDRIEMPVATQKTDTGLTQGLLKVLHKQCSHKQYVELADLEQKWKNLCLPIENFRALLQLDPCEDKIEWIKFLALGCSMLGGSLNSSMKHLCEILTTDPEGGPARIPFETFSYVYRYLSRMDSDIHEVDTESYLATLKDTLRIWHPAFMARFVLQPLVAA; translated from the exons ATGGGAAATCGATCGAATGGTCTAAGTGAAACGTTCAGCGAAAGGCGAAACGAGGCCAGGGCCAGACTGCGCAAGCGCAGTGGCCGCCCCGAGCCGAGCGGagccgaggggcggggcccgcgggcgTCCCGGTTGCCTGGATACTCCGCGAAACAATCGCTACGGCGGGCGCTTTCGGGCGGTCGCGGGGAGGGGCCGTTGGCCCTCACTTTCCGAGGAGCCCGAGGAGCCCgaggagcgggaggaggagcGG CCTGGTCCGGTCCGCGGAGAGCGATGCCGCTGCCCGACACCATGTTCTGCGCGCAGCAGATCCAGATTCCGCCGGAGCTGCCGGACATCCTGAAGCAGTTCACCAAGGCTGCGATCCGCACCCAGCCCGCCGACGTGCTGCAGTGGTCCGCGGG GTATTTTTCAGCGTTGTCCAGAGGAGACCCACTTCCTGTCAAGGACAGAATCGAGATGCCCGTGGCCACGCAGAAAACAGACACAGGCCTGACTCAAGGACTCCTGAAAGTCCTGCACAAGCAG TGTAGCCACAAGCAGTATGTGGAATTAGCAGATCTtgagcagaaatggaaaaatttgtGCCTGCCAATAGAGAACTTCAGGGCTCTGTTGCAGTTGGATCCTTGCGAAGACAAGATCGAGTGGATAAAATTTTTAGCGCTCGGATGTAGCATGCTTGGTGGG TCACTGAACAGTTCGATGAAGCACCTGTGCGAGATCCTCACCACCGACCCCGAGGGCGGGCCTGCGCGCATCCCGTTTGAGACTTTCTCCTATGTTTACCGTTACTTGTCCAGAATGGACTCGGACATACATGAAGTGGACACGGAGTCCTACCTTGCGACTTTAAAGGACACTCT GAGGATCTGGCATCCTGCGTTCATGGCCAGATTTGTTCTGCAGCCGTTAGTGGCAGCCTGA
- the ROPN1L gene encoding ropporin-1-like protein isoform X1: MGNRSNGLSETFSERRNEARARLRKRSGRPEPSGAEGRGPRASRLPGYSAKQSLRRALSGGRGEGPLALTFRGARGARGAGGGAAWSGPRRAMPLPDTMFCAQQIQIPPELPDILKQFTKAAIRTQPADVLQWSAGYFSALSRGDPLPVKDRIEMPVATQKTDTGLTQGLLKVLHKQCSHKQYVELADLEQKWKNLCLPIENFRALLQLDPCEDKIEWIKFLALGCSMLGGSLNSSMKHLCEILTTDPEGGPARIPFETFSYVYRYLSRMDSDIHEVDTESYLATLKDTLDLAREAWEAPGRLEWPLPVSRRIWHPAFMARFVLQPLVAA, encoded by the exons ATGGGAAATCGATCGAATGGTCTAAGTGAAACGTTCAGCGAAAGGCGAAACGAGGCCAGGGCCAGACTGCGCAAGCGCAGTGGCCGCCCCGAGCCGAGCGGagccgaggggcggggcccgcgggcgTCCCGGTTGCCTGGATACTCCGCGAAACAATCGCTACGGCGGGCGCTTTCGGGCGGTCGCGGGGAGGGGCCGTTGGCCCTCACTTTCCGAGGAGCCCGAGGAGCCCgaggagcgggaggaggagcGG CCTGGTCCGGTCCGCGGAGAGCGATGCCGCTGCCCGACACCATGTTCTGCGCGCAGCAGATCCAGATTCCGCCGGAGCTGCCGGACATCCTGAAGCAGTTCACCAAGGCTGCGATCCGCACCCAGCCCGCCGACGTGCTGCAGTGGTCCGCGGG GTATTTTTCAGCGTTGTCCAGAGGAGACCCACTTCCTGTCAAGGACAGAATCGAGATGCCCGTGGCCACGCAGAAAACAGACACAGGCCTGACTCAAGGACTCCTGAAAGTCCTGCACAAGCAG TGTAGCCACAAGCAGTATGTGGAATTAGCAGATCTtgagcagaaatggaaaaatttgtGCCTGCCAATAGAGAACTTCAGGGCTCTGTTGCAGTTGGATCCTTGCGAAGACAAGATCGAGTGGATAAAATTTTTAGCGCTCGGATGTAGCATGCTTGGTGGG TCACTGAACAGTTCGATGAAGCACCTGTGCGAGATCCTCACCACCGACCCCGAGGGCGGGCCTGCGCGCATCCCGTTTGAGACTTTCTCCTATGTTTACCGTTACTTGTCCAGAATGGACTCGGACATACATGAAGTGGACACGGAGTCCTACCTTGCGACTTTAAAGGACACTCT GGACCTAGCCCGGGAGGCGTGGGAAGCCCCTGGAAGGTTGGAGTGGCCCCTTCCTGTTTCCAGGAGGATCTGGCATCCTGCGTTCATGGCCAGATTTGTTCTGCAGCCGTTAGTGGCAGCCTGA
- the ROPN1L gene encoding ropporin-1-like protein isoform X2: MGNRSNGLSETFSERRNEARARLRKRSGRPEPSGAEGRGPRASRLPGYSAKQSLRRALSGGRGEGPLALTFRGARGARGAGGGAAWSGPRRAMPLPDTMFCAQQIQIPPELPDILKQFTKAAIRTQPADVLQWSAGYFSALSRGDPLPVKDRIEMPVATQKTDTGLTQGLLKVLHKQCSHKQYVELADLEQKWKNLCLPIENFRALLQLDPCEDKIEWIKFLALGCSMLGGSLNSSMKHLCEILTTDPEGGPARIPFETFSYVYRYLSRMDSDIHEVDTESYLATLKDTLESRKNGMIGLSDFFVLTRKV, from the exons ATGGGAAATCGATCGAATGGTCTAAGTGAAACGTTCAGCGAAAGGCGAAACGAGGCCAGGGCCAGACTGCGCAAGCGCAGTGGCCGCCCCGAGCCGAGCGGagccgaggggcggggcccgcgggcgTCCCGGTTGCCTGGATACTCCGCGAAACAATCGCTACGGCGGGCGCTTTCGGGCGGTCGCGGGGAGGGGCCGTTGGCCCTCACTTTCCGAGGAGCCCGAGGAGCCCgaggagcgggaggaggagcGG CCTGGTCCGGTCCGCGGAGAGCGATGCCGCTGCCCGACACCATGTTCTGCGCGCAGCAGATCCAGATTCCGCCGGAGCTGCCGGACATCCTGAAGCAGTTCACCAAGGCTGCGATCCGCACCCAGCCCGCCGACGTGCTGCAGTGGTCCGCGGG GTATTTTTCAGCGTTGTCCAGAGGAGACCCACTTCCTGTCAAGGACAGAATCGAGATGCCCGTGGCCACGCAGAAAACAGACACAGGCCTGACTCAAGGACTCCTGAAAGTCCTGCACAAGCAG TGTAGCCACAAGCAGTATGTGGAATTAGCAGATCTtgagcagaaatggaaaaatttgtGCCTGCCAATAGAGAACTTCAGGGCTCTGTTGCAGTTGGATCCTTGCGAAGACAAGATCGAGTGGATAAAATTTTTAGCGCTCGGATGTAGCATGCTTGGTGGG TCACTGAACAGTTCGATGAAGCACCTGTGCGAGATCCTCACCACCGACCCCGAGGGCGGGCCTGCGCGCATCCCGTTTGAGACTTTCTCCTATGTTTACCGTTACTTGTCCAGAATGGACTCGGACATACATGAAGTGGACACGGAGTCCTACCTTGCGACTTTAAAGGACACTCT AGAATCTAGAAAGAATGGCATGATAGGACTTTCAGATTTCTTCGTTCTGACAAGGAAAGTTTAG